Within Macrotis lagotis isolate mMagLag1 unplaced genomic scaffold, bilby.v1.9.chrom.fasta BILBYCTG135, whole genome shotgun sequence, the genomic segment GGGTGGGAGGGTGGGTGTTTGGGCAAGGCAGGTTCAGGATCGTTCCTCCCCCGGAATCCCTATCTCCAGGGCCATTCTGTTTTCCCTAACTTGCACATCCATTGTGCCTCAACCTCAAGACACAGGTTCAGAAACAACAACAGTCCCCCTCCCGACATTCTGTTCctatccccctccccctccctcaatATTCCTCCTTGGCCACCCCATCTCCTCTCAGAGTTGTTTCCTCCTACTGCCAGGCAGTGGATCTGCCCTGCAGGTGCTCATGGTGGGCCAAGGggatccaccccctcccccacgAGACACAAAGAAGCCTTTCCAGAATTCCAGATGGAATGAATCCAAGAGGAGACAAAAGCTGGATTCTGTTCTCCAATCCATTCTGTCAGGAATTAATTGTGAGAAGAATTTAGGGTTCCTCTGCTGGGGAGACTTGGGCGGACATCCTGGCTCCCCATTTGTGAACCTGTCCCAGACAGAAGATCTATTtcaggaagaggagggggaagtgCAGATGTGAGCTAGAGGCGAGGGGTGGACCGTGGGTAGGATTAGAGGGTAGGGAATTTTATTTGGGGTCCATAAGTCTGAAAGGGCTAGAGGAGATCCTTGAGGAGATTTTGTATTGGGGGCAGGTCAGAAGAGCAGAATGATCAAGGAGAGATAGGGGTACGAGGGTGGGGAGAAGGAGGCAGTGAGGATGAAGGGAGCAGGATCAAGTCTTGTCCCTGTGCAGGCTCTGCCAGTCTTCTCACCTGCTGCTACAAGTCTAGGTAAGGTCCAGCTTTGACCATGTGGTGCCATGCCCAGCAACCAGTGAGACCATCAGCCTGTATTGGGCACATAGATGCCAGGTGTATGCAGGGAGAAacagggacacacagacagacatattGAGGAACACACAGTCAGACCCAGAGGGGCATACTGACACACAGAGGGACACGGAGAGACACCCAGAGAGAGAAGGTGAGCAATGTCTGACAGCAAACTCCATATCATAGGACAGGgtgattcaaatatttttttccttaaaatatcatCCCTTTTCCCTGTAATTTGAGCAATTTCTACAAAAACTCCATTTCTCTGGACTTTTGTTGGCCttgaaaggagaaacaaaattcCTTGGATTCCTCTTGTAAGGGGTTAAAAACTCCATATCGAAATTGTTGCCCCTTCTTTACCAGAAATGATACAAATGATAAAACTATGTCAAAACCCAATTTCTGGTTGCATTAAGGACAAATTCTTCAATAAACTTCCCGTCTCCTCTCCTTTCAGACTGACACCTCTCTAGTCATGTCATGGATGTTTGTCAAGGCAGGGCTAGTGTTGGGATGGATGGAGATCTAGGCAGGAGAACTGCAATCAATGCTGCAGATTTCCATTGTCTGAAAAAATTCCATGATCCCTTGGACTTGAGAAACAGACCTAGGGATGGCTTTGGTCTTTACACTAAGAGCTCCAGGAGGTACCTGATCAATCTTTTTGGTGAAACACCCACCCCTCAAACCATCCTTCATGCTTAGGCCTCTATGGAGGGAGGGGCTTGATCTGACTTGTCTGAAATCCCTCCCTCTTCTGTATCCacaccctcctccccctcctcagaCACGACACCAGTGAGGACCTGCTCTCACATAGGGCAGACCAGTGGCCAAATCCAGGCTACACTTGGCATCCTTCCCTGATTGCCGTCTGAGTTTGGTCCATCCATGAGGACAGTCAGGTGACGTTGCCACTATCTCATCCCTAGAGAGAGAGTGATGTCAGAGTTCAGAGAAGCCTCTATTTCCTCAAATGTCTAATTTCCAAACTCCCAATAAGTCCTTTTTTATCTTCAGAAAACCAAATTTTTAATGACAATTGAGATGAATGTGCTCTCCTAGACCTCACCTACAACCAGTTTATGGGCCTCCATGATGCGTGGGGGGTGGAGGGTCGGCCATGACTTCCCTGCAAATCAGACATGTCTGCTGATCTCCCAGCAAACTGAAACAACATTTTTCAAATGTGGAAAGCAAGAGATCTCTCTGTCCTTCCCAAGCCCCAAAATAGGACTTGCCCTGGCTGGGCACAGTGTGGGAGTTGGGTTGCATGTTGATGATGTTGGCCTAGAGTCATTCCCTGCCTTCATGGTTCTGCTCAGGCTCCACCTTCCTGAAGCAGAAACCCTGCCCATTTGGCCCAGGGTTGAAAGGGTCTTTTGCTCTAAGAGGaattctcatctcctccttctGGATCAGCTGTGATTCCATCTACCCTTCCGTCCCCCCCCATTAAGCAAAGAGTCACCTTAGTGTAAATGGGATTCTAGATTTCTGGGTATCCCAGTCTGACTGCTTCCAAGTTAAGGTATATCCAAGTCAAGGATGGAGAGGATAAAAGGTTAAGGAGGATAGAAATGAGATGGTCACAAGGCAGTATGAGGAGGCAGATggcttcctccttccttcttctccactGCCTCCACCTCCACCACCCCATACAGTTCATGCCTCCTGACCCCATGAACCCCCAGGCCCATATAACATCTGTTGCATCTGCTCATCCATCACCCTGAACCTGGTGAATCCAAACCAAGGAAGTGGTCCCCTCTTCCTTTCTGAATCCTGCGTATGCCCCACCCATCCCTGCCATCTCTCTGCTGGGGTTTGTCCCTCACTTGCTGAAGGATCCATTTAATCTTGTGCATTCCCATGGCTGGGGTGAGAAATACCCAGACTCCTCATTGGGGTGGAGCAAAGGCTACCCTGAGCTCATGACAGAATGAATTAATCCAGTAAACCCCCAATTCTGAGGGCCACAAACTGTTCTCCCTGAAGTTAAACCAGTGAGTGGATTCTGAACCACGAGCATCCATGTGACAGTCAAAGACCGCCCAGAGCACCCAGGTAGGTGGTCAAggcctctctttccctccctagCTAACCTACTTGATGCCCCCGCACACACACTCCCCAACTGCAGGGACAGTAAACTGAGAGACCACAGACTtctatttttctacttctttttaatttatatttattttagttttgtacaaatgtttttttattattacattataaaaatattcttgtttaagagtaaacataatactgcctccccccaaatatagaacctcatgagcaataaagtaaaggaaagaggaaaaaataaataataataataataataataataataaataatagaagcagctgagtggcacactggacagagcaccgggcctggagtcaggagcagccaagcccaaatctggccccagaaaccccaaaatcacccagctgtgcgaccctgggcaagccaccccaaccccactgccctacaaaaccaagaaaaaaccacaaaataaaataaaataatcataatagtaggggcggccaggtggccaAAGTCTTTTTAAATCCCAGGCCTTCCCCCAACATTCCTAGTAGAGCCagtataaaaaacaaagaatctgAGAGGCCAGCTTCTCACCAGCCAAAGAAGCAGCAGGAAAACTAGGGTCAGGCTGGACAGGAAAGTTTAAAGGGTGGGAGAAAGTGGGGGTGGCATCTTCTCCATCAGAGAAGGGAGCTTTCAAATGCTGGGACAGGAGGTGCTGATTGTAAGGTGGCAAATTAAAGTATCTATGCAGATGTGACACGGGCAGGGATGAGGGTAATGTtgctttgggggagggggttaatCCATGGAAGAACTTTGTTCAACCCACCTCTGAGACCCCCAGAACACATTGCTTTCTCTCACATTAGGAGTGTTTGGTTTGATCCAATGAGAAAGCCTTCCAATGCAGAGAAACCCTAAGAGAAATTTGTTAAAAAGTAGTGAATAACATTTTGGGGATGGTAATCTCTAGATCATGATTATTACAGGAAAACACTGTTAAAATAATTacgaattttttatattttctcttttcttccatttgtttccCTAATAATCCTTGTTCTACAGCACCTTTTATCTGATACCAGTGAATGTAGGAAAATGAAATGTCTTTAATTCTTCCTACCTTGGGTTCAAAGGTATAAAACAAATATTGGAATTGATTATTTTAGCAAAAAAGTCAAAGAGGTAGTTTTGTTGTAAGGATTTGCCCCAGGAGAAAAGGAGTATCAGGGATGTTTAGGTTCATAGCAGCTCCCACTGCTGGTCAGGCAGCAGGTCACAAGGACTGAGTGTCACCTGGAGAGCTGTTCCTAGGGATGGCTTCCTCATTGGACTCAGGAATCCAGGATGTCCCTGATGACATGGCCTGAGTGAACAAGGAGCTCCCTCTGCTTTGTTCTGGGTGCCTGAAATTGGACAAGGACTCATTTTGATGCTTGTTCCGCAGTTCAGAGGAGTGACAGGAAGGCCACAGAATCAGAAGTGCTGCCTGAAAGCTTTTTCTATTGGTCAAATATTCACTAGACTCTATTATTTCCAGATTTTCTGGGAAATCCACAGAATGGTCACATAAAAGAGAACGTATCAAACAAGAGTTTGCACTGTGTGAGCAATAGAAGGGGACAGCTTAAAAGCCCCAGGCTACGTGTTCTATTCAATGGCCTGGCAGctgtgggggagagggggggtCTAAGGTGCTTCTTGTTTATGGTGTGGGGGACCAGGGCGGGTTCTATCTAATTCTTCTCTTTACCATCATCACTCCATTCGTCACATCAGGTGATACCACCGATAGGAGAGGGACTAAGTATTTGTGGTTTTTCTGCCTGTACAAGAGCCTAGCGCAGTGACTGGTACAAGCTGGGGACCCATTGCAGGCTAATAGTCTCACTGGATACAGGGCATGGAACCTAATGGACAAAGATGGACCTTATCTGAAATGGTGGAAGCAGGTGAGTAGACTGGCACAGGAGGCAAGTGGGCAAGATGTATCCCAGAGATCTTTATCCTCAGTGCCTCCACCTCCCTACCCCATAACCCCAACCCTCCCTGATCATTCTGATCCCCCTACCCTGCATGCCCACACCTCCATAATACCTACCCCAGGCACCTCCTCCACCACCTTCAGGCTGACCAGGCTTTCCCCAGCTCCAACATTTTGAATCCTGATACTCCCCTCTTCTACCTGCCACCTTACCTCTGATCTTGCTCTTCCACCTTCCAAAGGAGAAATTCCCACTGGGGTTGGACCAGGAGACCACTCTGCACCTGATTCACATGGAACAAGTAGGACCCCTCCACACATCTCCCAAAGGAACAACAATTGCTGACACTGAATTCAAGGAAAGAATAGAAACCAGTAATTATTCCCCACTACCTTCACTTGTAAGGGGTCCTTGCAAAAGGGTGTGCATGAGGCAGAGACATCATTGCCCCTTTTTCAGTATTCATACCAGGGGGGTCACTGTTCACCTACCAGCTGTCCTGTAGGCTTCCCCAATTCCCCTCTCCCCAACTATAGGAATAAGAAATTGAGGGTCCAGATGCTGAGCTGCTTCAATGTCAgcacttccctttcttctcttacaGTTCTTGTTCAGTTACTCAGCAGTGTCAGactcttcctgagcttttggaccAAAACTCTTCCTCCTGGAGGCGACCAGCAGCCCCAGagatttccttttcccctttgctAGAGGGTCTATAAAAGTCaaggaatgaattaaaatattttatgtctcTAGGACCTGCATGCCATCCCCCCAAAGGATGAGTCCCCAAAACAGCCAGGCTGGCAGGACAGATTCAAGGGACAGCAGTGTGCTCACCAAGGCAGCTCCTTGCTCAGTAGGGGGCTTGCTGGACAGCAACAAGCTCCAGGCTCACTCAGGACAGCTATAAAAAAGGGAGTTTGTGGCTAGCAAAACCCGGGCAGATGAACCATTCTACTTTCTGTAAGCCTTCAAGAATGACATGGTTTAGTTAAAGAGTAACTGATATTCTCCCAATCAATTACAGGCTGGTAGAATCCTTAAAAGTTGAAGTGGAGGCCAGACCTTGGGGATGAAAATGGTATTGAGGTCATGGATACCATAGACAAAGTCTTATATGCTTTaactcttttgtctttctctttacaGTTCCTTTCTTGATGAATTTCTGTCTTTGGGCattttgcaaagataaaatggaaGGTAGACAAAGAGAAGTTCATGGACTCTTTCTGCCTGATttctaattgtttaaaaatgctttaataaGGGTTAAAACCATTTACAAATTGAATCCcctattttacataaaaagaaaTCTAAGCTAACTTTggttttgtatgtgtgtttgtgtttgtgtctgtgtgtttgaATAATTCATTAAACTGAGTGGTGTTGATGTTGTTTCCATCTCTTTGTAATCCTGTGGACCATAGTACAgggaatttccttggcaaagatattgaaatgctTTGCTAGTTCTGTCTCCAGTGAACTGAGGCAGAGGGAAGttaaatgacaatttttattCAAGGTGAAACAACTAAGAAGGGTCTGAAGATGGATTtagattcaggtcttcctgaccccaggcatAGTGTTTTCTCCACTGAAATGTTCAACTGCCTTTCATTAATTGGCTCATCCTTTTTGCTCTGGCATCATAAAAAATGGATTCCATGGATTTTGGTCTAGCCTCATCCTTTTGCTCTGGCATCATAAACCAATGGATTTCGTGGATTTTGAGCTAGTCAGATGCAATGTTCGATAGAGGTCGGTCCCAATAATCGAGGATGATCTGGAGAAGAGGGAGGACGTCAGGGTTGGTTGAAGTCTGGACACTCCCAAGTGCTGAAGTCAGGGCTGCAGGCCTCCAGGCTCTGCAAGCACCTATGGATCAGTGTCCTCTGGAAGTCTGAGGCCCTTGAGATGGAATCCATATCTTAAAATAATGGCTCCAAGTTATTTCAGGCAAGTTTCCTTGGATGAAAATGGATAACCCTGTGCTGTGCTGCTCAGGGGTGGATTTAGGGTTGTAGAAACGTGACTGTCCTGTCACCTACTGGCCCCTCTTACCGTCCCACACAGGGGTTTGTGCCCTTTCAAGTGGACTGGCTTTTTCCCTGACCTCTCTCTAGGTGACACTTGGTGGGGACAGCTGGACCCTGCTCTAATTTCTTGAATGAAGACTGAGGACTCCGAGGAAAGCAGGCCTTGTGTTCTGGGGTCGTGGGTCTACTGCCAGTCCCACAGCTTTTTACTCTATGCTTGTTGGCAGGTAGGCAggatatgatgatgatggtggtggtgaggaATGTGGACACCATCTCTCATCATGTCTGCCATTAATGAAGGCTGTGTTAGTATGACCTGGAAGTTTCAAGAGAATATCaatgtgtctgtctctctctctctctgtctttctgtctcctctctctctcatctcctctCCCATCTATTCTTGCCAGGGATTTACGCGGAGAAAttgcttcattcattcaaaggATGATGTTAATGTCTCTAGGGACCCTTGGTCTTTTTCAGGTAGAACCCACTTGAGACCCGTCCCTGGGCCCTGTCCCAGAACAGAAGCTCACATTTCAGGATGGCAGCCTTTTAGTTCATGCTTCCCAACTGGTTCCACTATTATTTCTTGTCCTCGTTTTAGGGACAAGGGGGCCCTAGGGAacctattttaaaaactaaatcgTAGGTTAAGCCGCTGCTTCCGGAGACCCCTCTATAAATGCTCCACCTATACGGCAGAAGGTCTTCTTGTTCTGTTGCCAGATCCCAGAACCTGGAGCCGGAGTTGGACCCGGAGAGTTCGCTGGAGCCTGAGCCTCACATTAAAGTGCCggtatttctttaaatttccGGCTTTCTGGAGACAATGGATTAGAGTTCCAGCCACGCCCAGCTGCCATTTTAGCTGAACCATGGAAGAACTGGTTCCTGATCTCCTCTCAGCCCTACATGAAAGCTTGAAACAAACCGAAGGAGGATTAGCCGACCCAGGAGATCACTCCCAAAGTATGGCTTGTCCACCACAAAGCCCcccaaggaaaaggaagaggaaaacgCGGCGATCAGATAATACACATCCTCCGTCGGAGACAGGCCCCTGTTTAAGTGATGGTTCCGATTCCACTTTAGAGGAATTGGGAAAGAGCCAGAAGGAGAAGATTCAGTgggtgaagaagaagaagaacaagagggagaagaagaagaagaaaaagaagaagaagaagaagataaagaggaagaagaagacgGAGCAGAAAGATCACAGTGATTCTGATGACTACATGTTCATACCAAAACCAAGGTCATCATTCAGCCTAGATAATATTACAGGTGAATGCTCTTTCTGGCATGTGTCACATCCTGCTGTAGATAATATAGCTAAAAGAGCTCATCGTAGAAGAAGAAAGGTAACCTGCATGGAAATAGATCAACCATCTGAAGTATCTACCCCACTGACTCTGACTCAACAACCTGAAGATGGAGAACAAGAAATGGACATTGACTGGAAATCTTACCAACACCAGGAGTTCAGTAACAACAAacgcaaaagaaaattaaacagcTCTAGACCAAGACTGAAAATCCAAGATGGTGCAATGGTGAGTAAAAGGGAAGACTTGGTCCCAGTCAATCAGGATACCATGGAATATGCGGAACAAAAAGGTTCAGATGCCATCTTGAGTGACAGTGACATAAGCAGCCTCAGCAGCACTGATGATGGTTTGTTTGCCAGTGATCAGGGAAGACAAGCTGATGATGAGCAGAGTGACTATTTCTATGAAAACAAGTCAAGTGGGGCACGTGGCAGCACAGGAGCAATCCCTGGGGGGCAGTCAGAAGAGTCTATGGAACTTGGAGAAGAATTACGAGATGCTGTCTTTCAAAGTATGTCAAGTGGCTCTTTTACTCTTATGCCATCTTCAGAAAAAACAGGTGTCCAGGATAGACTCCAAGATCTCCATGAAATGCCTTGTAAGAACATCACACAATCTGCAGGACTTTCTTCTACAATGGTTGCCACGGCTGGCCCAGTAAGTAACAAGAGAATGGGTCACTTTTCTCCCCAATCCCCTCACCATGATCATTGGTTTAGCCCCGGGACTGGGACAGAGCCTAGCCAGGTTCTGTTCCTGAGAGATAACCAATCAGAATAAGGGcacaaaaattctagaaaaatgtAAGCAGAAGATAACAGTAGTTTACCAATCAATAAGCCAAGAATTATCCTTTGGTCCACCTTAAATGGAAGCAAGTGAAAGAGATCATGCTTCCCTGtggaaaacaaaaaggaataagAGCAGGGAAAAAATTTGACCAGAAAAGATATATCCTCTAGAAGTGTCTAagtctgtgtgtgtctatgtaggTGTGTGTATGGGTATATGCATCTCTGCTTCTGCTTTCTTCGCAATAGAGTTTTATTTTGAAGCCATAtgtgttctatttcttctttttacccTTTGCAATAGCATAATAATATGAGGCTGACTTCCTTATACCATATGGCAGTTCAGGATCTGACTGGCATTCACACTTCCTCCCTTCTCATTTACATCCTTGTTTCTGAAACCATCACATACATCACTTGAGCCACGACTCTCCTAACCATATGCCTGGCCCTTGCACTCTTTCATGGCCCTTCATCAATTGTCTACTCTTTATGGGAAGGAACTGTCTTCcttcttgtatttgtatctctgGCACATAACCTGCTAGCACATAATAAGTGTTCGATAAAGCGTTTTCCACTCAGAACAGATTGCTCAATCATTCCTCCACCATTTCAAACGtaaattctttccagtttttcaataGCAAAGATAAGCAATTAAAATAGTATTGCACAGATAGACCTTTATACATTTGCCTAATTCTTTGATAATGGGAGTTTAGGTAAAAGGATAGAATCAGTTTTCTAACTCTTACTCAGTGCCCTCTAAAAAAGATGCCAACTTGATTCACCTTTATAATTCTACTCTCAATGTAAGCAAATAAATCATGACATAAAAGAATTGAAAGACAATCATTTGCCATTTGGAGATAGAGATAGTAATTCATTCTTAATCCaagcaagagaaagaaacaatgataaaagcaaggaaaatattttatatcttattttgcTGATAAACATTTGATACTCAAGGTTGCTAACCAACTAACAGAAGTGGAGAACAGAAAGCCATTTTCTCAGTGGTCAAACTATGAATAATTCTCAAAAGATCTGAAAAATATTAACAACCACATGAAAGAAGTGTTCCAAACcacaaataagagaaatgcaagtaaaaccAATGTGACATTTTACCTGATATATAACAAATGggcaaagatgattaaaaaatgagagtagctgggaaactggaaaatggctaaagaaattgGGTTCtatgaatgtgatataaaattcttttcctctaaaaaacCATAAGTATGATGAACATAGAGAAAATTGTATAAACTATCACAGCTTCCAAGCTCTCCATTATCTCTTTCCCCCTTAGCTGTTTTATTGTTACTTCctcccacccctaccccccactttccctttcctcccttctatctccTTTTTTGAAAGTATCTTTCATTCTGGtggtttcaattatcatctttgctagcattatttccaaatatttattacttttttgttttaataggGAAAAAACATATGATTCACAATTGTGCCCTGTATGTCCTCCAAGTACCTGAAAATTCAAAATGTTCcaatctatttttatctttccatcaagacattctttactttttatttcactAGTTGTCAGGCGTATCCTACCCCCTCTAAAAGATTTTGGTCACAACCATTTTCTCattatctttgtaaatattttttatgaaGTTGACAAGGTAAAATATTGATATGTACCATTAGTAGATTGCTATAGGCTATTTTGGTCTCTATAAAAGCGACAAAGTCTAGAATCATTGCCAATCACTGTCGTTGAGGGGTGTTTCCTTACTCAGAGTTCCTTTCACCAAAGACATCACAGGCCTTTATATGAGCGTttgtgtatgtgcgtgtgtgcgtgtgtgtgtgtgtgtgtgtgtgtgtgtgtgtgtctgtatatgaAATGGTCTTGTCACTACTTGAAATgatatttatcttttcatgaatTCTTGATtggcaatatataaaaatacagatTATTTAGGTGATATtacatattctattttatattttcatcattcCCCTGTTTTGGGGGTGGGTTTGGTCAGCACTTTTGGATTTTCTAGCAACACATCTTACACTCTGCAACGGTAAGCGATACTAGTGATGATTCCGTCTTAGTGATCATTGCTTTACTGTTTCTATCATGCCTTAAGTAACATTTCTAGAATAATGTCAAATAGAATGCAAAGTGGACATTCTCCTTTTGTAGTTTCTTTAAGTTAGAATGTTTCATATGCTTATTCATTGCAAAAAATGTTGACTGTTGGTTTCAAAATGTCTATCCCtttgcttttttaattctttatcatGAATGGTTGCATTTTTATTCAGCATAGACAACCAAACACGATTGAATTTGAGAACCAAATCTGTCTATAAATTTAATACCACAATTGCTTTTAATCTCTCTTTGTAGACTTATGTTGCCTACATTAAAATGCcaagtgacttttaaaaataatagattcTACCTTTTGactgaagggaaaggagggacaTGAGCTGATCCAGGGATTTAAAAGACCCTCTACAGGGGCTGGTCACCATAGACCCCAGGGTGGCAAGGAGGACAGTAAGGACCCAGTGATGTGAGGAGAGAAGATGCAAATCTCCAATGGCATCCCAGAATGTTGTAAGGTCAGGCCTATTGTTCAGTGATTGACTGGGGGAGATATAAAGAGGAATTTGGCCTAGGCCAGGCATACTCCCATCCTGGACTCCAACAGGAGCATTTATGAGAGTTTTCAACTTCTCTCCTGACTACCATCCCAGCATCATCTACATCCCTGGAATGTCCCTGGGAATAGAGAGCTCTCTTCAGAGCAAGGTCTGCTCATATTCCTGCCCAGGTATgaatcttcctcttccctctgcaTAG encodes:
- the LOC141504120 gene encoding LOW QUALITY PROTEIN: G patch domain-containing protein 2-like (The sequence of the model RefSeq protein was modified relative to this genomic sequence to represent the inferred CDS: substituted 1 base at 1 genomic stop codon) encodes the protein MSSRPLASSDPQNGHMKKDGPTSSSHCVGNTRRQPNSPSLHVLAYGLTDIGERGTQRDNNGGIPSGSVDDSLTGCCDSGVLLADEKTLQKKALDSSAIWYQVRLEGPCWPQDAGDIKLSSKVKGPRQSWDQVLIRKEIECGAGVGHAMGDINVNILLSLVCDGRMKSSLFDLLQSEGPSWKMKDGAQELEERENPRTWSRSWTRRVRWSLSLTLKCRYFFKFPAFWRQWIRVPATPSCHFSXTMEELVPDLLSALHESLKQTEGGLADPGDHSQSMACPPQSPPRKRKRKTRRSDNTHPPSETGPCLSDGSDSTLEELGKSQKEKIQKKKTEQKDHSDSDDYMFIPKPRSSFSLDNITGECSFWHVSHPAVDNIAKRAHRRRRKVTCMEIDQPSEVSTPLTLTQQPEDGEQEMDIDWKSYQHQEFSNNKRKRKLNSSRPRLKIQDGAMVSKREDLVPVNQDTMEYAEQKGSDAILSDSDISSLSSTDDGLFASDQGRQADDEQSDYFYENKSSGARGSTGAIPGGQSEESMELGEELRDAVFQSMSSGSFTLMPSSEKTGVQDRLQDLHEMPCKNITQSAGLSSTMVATAGPSGVKSPYEEGHHRTRRGTNEISLEGTSAWRRGSENPDNN